Below is a genomic region from Fibrobacterota bacterium.
TCATGTTGCGCGACAATATCGCCGGCCGTAAGGGAGTAAGATTTCCAGGCGATATTGTCGCGCAACATGACCCCCGAGAAATCGAAGGTGCTTTCATAACTCTCGAAATCGTTCGCGACGTTGAAAGTCTGGGAAACCTCGCGAGCGGCATAGGCACGCAACTCCAAATCGTGGATGCCGAAGAGTCCGCGCAGGCTGGCGTCACCGTTATAGTTTTCAAGGCTCTGGCGCCCGGGCTGGGTGAGGCCGTAGTAGATGTCTCCGGGACTCTCAGCATTGGGCGCGTCGTACACATTGATATGGGTTTCAAGGCGCCAGTTATCATTAAAGTCGTACCCTAGGCGCAGATTGGCGATCTGCTCTTCGTATTCGGTAAACGGACGGTTCTTGCTATCGCCTTGATCACTTTTCCTTTCCTCGGGGGCCCCGCTGGGCAAGATCGTAGGCCGATCATCCTCCACGAAACCCAGATCCTTCAGGGTATGTTCCCGCCCGATGCGGTAGTTCCGGGTCTGGGCGAAGGAGCGGGCGGCTAGGTCGTAATTCAACTTTTCGGTAAGGCTGCCTCCGGAAATGAAGGCCCCTTGCAAACGCCCGAAACTCCCCGTTCCGGCGCGGACTTCATTCTGGATCTTCCCGGTTGAGCGCCGAGGCACGACGTTGATCACGCCGCTCATCGCCTGGGGGCCGTACAAGGCGGAGTAAGGGCCCTTGAGGATTTCTACCCGTTCCACAGGGACCAGATCCAGGGTCGAGTAATTGGTGACGCCGGCGGGCCGCCCATCGATGAGCAGAAGGGTTCTCTGGTTTAGGCTGCCTAGCTGGGGCCGAAAGCCGCGCATGCCCACCCCCGACAGCAGGCCGGGATATTGGACCACGTCTATGGATGAGGATTTTTTCAGTTGATCAGTCAGGTCATCGGACGCCGTGAGGGCGATATCGCGTTGGTCGATGATCTCGATTTTCTGGGGCAGCATGTCCGGCGATTTATTCAGCCTCGACGCCTGGACCGTCTTCCCTTCAAGTTCAAGGATGCTATCGGCGGGCGCGTTTGCCGCGGCGGTCCGGCCGCATACGCATGCGGCCATGGAAAAAATCAGGACAAAACGGATTACATAGGCTTTAAGAAGCGGAGCCGAAACAGGCATGGACAGGCGCTCTTCCTCAATGCGGAAACCTCCGGGTTCTCGCCGGTTGCTTCCTGGGTTCGGACATGCCTTCGAATTTTGCGCAGGATCGGACTCCGGGCAGGAAGAAACCTACGCGGACCGGCCGGCCCCTGCTTCGAAGGCCAACTCGTATCGTGTGGGTAAGCCACACTAGAACTCTTGCAGGTGAGTCTTCTGGCTCGCGGGTCCCGGAGGCCGAAGCATCGCTTCGACTTCCAACCTACTCCTTCACCTTCCCGGCTTGAAGGGATGGAATCCCGTTCGGCCAGTGGTTGGGTTCCCATCCGATGCGCGGAAATGCGCTCGGATGGTCCCTAGAAGTTTCGTACCGCTTACAGCGACGAGCTCGCTTCCGGATTGCACGGAATTCCTCGTTATGCGGGTGAAAGGGCCGGGCCCGTTCACTCGCTCCCCGTAAGAGAAAGCCGAAGTTAATTAGGCAAGGCCCATTTGTCTATCGGGAGTCCTATTGGCCGTTTCTCCAACGATTGAATGATGGTATGCGCAATGGCGACCGTCTTCAAATCGATTTCAGGGTCTTCTGCGAAAAAATGATCGCTTCCAAGGGCAAGGAGAGTCCGGCTTCCCGGGGCGATGATATCCGGTAACAAGGTCAGCCCATCGTTGGGACCCCACCTCCGGAGCACTGGATATTTGTCCCGGGAGTACTTGCTCAGCTCACCCGACATCGCTACTCCCATGTAATTGACGATGAATAAATCTGGGGGGATGTTAAGGCTTTTGAACCGCTCGCGGCTGACCGTAGCCGACATGCTCATCACGTCCGGCTTTTTCCACCCTTTGTACCAGATGACTCCGCCAAGGAGCAAACTTCTCGGCCACACCTGCAAATATTCGAGGAGCGGACTCCCTTGGAGGATGCCTCCCAAATTGACCCATGCTTTGATTGATGCCTTCTGATCTTCCGGGATCAATTTGGCCAGAGCCAAATGAATCGCAGGCCCAGCCGAGCTGGGGCCGACCAGAATGAGGCTTTTGCCCGAATCATGTGCACGGGCGACCGCCTCCGCAACATCCTTGGCATTCTGTTCTACCGAACCCACCGGATTGATCCCGACCAAGCGGTTGTCCATCCCCAGGCGGGAAAGCAGCTTGCGTGGCTGCGCGAAATCGGCCCCGGTTACCTTGCCGTTGGATTGGTAATCCCAACCTGGCACCAGCAGCACGCGGTAATGCGCGCTCCCGTCTATCGAGTCCGCGCCTCCAGCCTTAAGGCGCGATCGCAGCCGGACCACGTTTGCCTCAAACCGATCCTGCAAGTTCCGATTCTCTGGAAGTTCATGTAAACGCAACGCGAGATATAAGGCCGCAAAATCCGGAGAGGTGGAATCGGAGATCCTTCCAAGCTCATCGCGATCTGGAACGCCTCTATGTTCATTCAAAACCTTTTCAATCCGGCCATCCAGATCCGATTTTTCCCGCTGCCCCGGTAAATAGCGCTCTACGAAATACCGCGCGATATCGGAGTCCACGGTCGTTTCCAGCTTGTGGCCCAAAAATGTTCCGTGCACCGGAATGCGAGGAATTGATCCGCAACCGACAATCTCTATTAACGAAACCATCCCAGCCAAAGCGTACTTGATCCAAGCCCGCTTCATCGTCACTCCTTTTCCCGCATTCCCAATGCGACCTGGATACCGGAAACAAAGGTCAACCCTCCCACCAGGACTATTGCCCATACGAAGCCGAAGGCGTCGGCGAAAAGGCCGGAGAGCAACGCCCCCACGGCATATCCGCTGTCCCGCCAGAACCGGTAGACCCCCAGCGAAGCCGCGCGCTGGATCGCCGGGGCCCGGTCGCTCACCTCGGCCAAGAGCGCCGGATAGACCATGGCTGTTCCGAGACCCAATAGGATGCTTGCGCCGATCCAGGCGTGGTAGCTTTCTACAGCCACTACCATCCATATGGCCAACGCTTGGAGGACCATTCCCCATTGGATTAGGGGCCTCCGACCCACCTTGTCCGATAGCTGGCCCGTCCCCAATTGCGCCACGCCCCATACCGCTGGATAGATGAACTTAAGGGTCCCGATGCATTCCACGTCGAGCCCCTTGGAGGCGAAGAAAAGCGGAAAGAGACCCCAGGACATCCCATCGTTGAGATTATTGATCAATCCGGCCTGGCAAGCCGAAAACAGGCTCCTGTCCTGCCAACTCGTCCTTTTGAATATGCTCCAGAAGCTTTCCCGTTTCGGACCTGAAGTGCTCGCCGCGCCCAACCTGGCCAATGGAAGGGTTTCTCTCATGAGGAATGCAGACAAGCAAAGACCCAACACCGCATACCCAATCCCCAGGTAAAAGGGATAAGGGCGCAAACCATACCAGGCAGCGAGATATCCCGTGGCCCATGCCGTGGCGCCTAGGGCGAGATAGCCAGTGAACTCGTTGAGGCCCACGGCAAAGCCTCGGCTCTTGGGCCCGGCCAAATCGATCTTCATCACCACGGCCATCGACCAGGCCAATCCCTGGTTCACTCCCAGTAGGATGTTCGCCGCCACGATCTAAATGATCAGGAACGGGACGGGGAGCCCGACAATCCACCCCAGGACAAGGATACGCTTGCGACCGTAACGATCCGCCATGGCACCGGACCAGAGGTTCATAACGGCCTTGGAAAGACCGAAGGTGACGATAAAGCTCGTCGCGGTGGCATTCAGGACAATATGGAATTCCCGCGTGCCGATGAGCGGGACCACGGTGCGCTCCAAACCCACCATACCGCCCACGAAAGCGTTTATGAGCATGAGCAAGGCGAACTGGGGGAGATTCGCTTTAATCCCCACGACCAACGGGCGGGGGCCGGCGTCAGGCACGGGCACAGCGGTTAGGACCGGCTTCAAGCAATGCCCAATCCCCTTCGGGAAGGATTCCGCTCCGGTTGGCCTCCACGATCCTCTCGAAGTTGGGAGGCGGCGAGTTCCCTCCGACCGCAAGCGAGACCAGGAATTCCTCTTTGGATGCGGAAAGGTATTTGTTCCGGGTCCTCAGCTCTCCCAGGGTCGCGGCCAGGGGCTTGCCATCGAACGCGGGCGGGACAGACAGGTGGCCGGGTAGTATCCAAGTGGCGTCGGATAGTCCTGCCAACCGGCGGATCGAAGCATACAGGATTTCGGATTGCCTTTTCGGATCCAATCCCGCGATGAGGTCCGGCCTGCCGATGGAATCCAGGAACAGGGTATCCCCGGTGAATGCCGCGCGCCCCTCAAGGATGTAACACTTGCTTTCCGGCGTGTGGCCCGGGGTTTCCCATGCCTCCAATCGTAGCCTTCCGAGGGGAATCGATTCGCCTTCGCGCAAGTCTTGGGTTCCAATCCCTGCTTTATCCGCCAAGGCCTTGGATCTGGAAAAATGGTCCGCATGCACATGGGTATCCAGCACTGCCCTGATGCGTACACCCCGCTTTTCCGCAAGCGTAAGATAAACCTCGGGATCCACGGAAGGGTCGATGACCACCGCCTCGCCTCGGGACAGCAGGAGATAGGAAAGGCAGCCTTTTCCAGCCCGGCGGACTTGGACGAGCTCCGCCTCGGGAAGATCGAACGGGACATCGGCCACGTTCCAGGCGTGGCTCCAGGCCTGCATTCCGCCGGCCAGGGAAAAGGCCTCAAAGCCGCCTTGCGCCAGGATATCCGCCGCCTTCTTGCTGGTCTTGCCCATAGCGCAGACCGTGACGACCGGAATCCCTTGCGGTACCTTCAGGCGTCGCACCGCTTCGGCATCGCCCGCTTTGATCGCATCATAGACATCGGCATGCATGCTGCCGGGGATGGACCACTCCTCGCGTTGCCCTTGCGGACGCACATCCAGCACGGTAACGGCTTTCCCTGCTTCCAACCATTCGCGGAGCGTTTCCGCATCGATGTCCAGGCTCGTCTCAGGATTTTCCAAGCAAGCGACCCTTCTCCTTCGAGGCCCGTGCTTTTCCCGGACCCGATTCGACTGGATATCCCAGTGCCTTCCAATCCTGTACGCTCTCTTTCAGTACCACGGCATCGTAGCCTTTGCGCCGCAGGACTTCCGCGGCCTTCACAGCGAACATACAGTATGGTCCGCGGCAATAGGCCGCGATGGATTGGGACTTGGGCAAGTCGGCGAGCCGCTTTTCTAATTCTTTCAAAGGTATGGAAACCGCGCCTTGGATATGGCCGGTTTCGTATTCCTCACGGGGCCGGACGTCCAAGACCAGGACTTCGCCTCTGCGCACGGCCTTGATTAAGGCCTCGCGATCCACGGGTTGCAAATCCTCCTTGCCTGCATGGAATCGTTTGACAATTTGTTCGATTTCGGCCAGGCGATTCTCGGCCATGCCGATATAGGCGCGCAAGAACTCCCCCACGAATTCATCCGCGAGCCGGTAGAGGATCTGGTTCCTATGGCGTTCCGTTTCGACCAATCGGGCCGCTTTCAAGATTTGCAAGTGCCGGGAGGTATTGGCGATCGTTAAATGCGTTTCGTCCGCAAGGGACTCGACATGCCGGGGACTCTGGGACAAGACCGCAAGGATTTCCAACCGCTGAGGGCTGCATATGGCCTTGCCGATACGAGCAACCTGTTCGTAGACTGCGCCTTTCAAGGAAGTCGAATCGCTCACAGTCCCCCTCTTGCCACGTTAACTCCGTTTATTCAACTGTTCTATTGAATAGTATTTCTAGATGCGAAATGCGTCAATGCGAAGGTTTTTGGCCCTGGGCCAAAGACCGCCATCGATTCCGCATTACAGACCTAAGCAATCGGTACCACTTGTCGAAGAGGGACCAGTTGCGGAGATCAGGCTTTTGTCCGATTTGAGGGCCGAAATAAATCGGCCGTAACCTAGCCTAGAGGTACGTAAACGGTACGTAAATATTTTTCGGGAAATGCCCGATTTGACTACAGCGACCTACCCGGACCAACGTAGATCCGCCCCGATCACCATGCATGTCCAGTGCGTGATTTTATTGTATTTAAGGGGATATAAAGCGAAAAACCCGGCCCCTCTTCCGAAGGACCGGGTTTTCGAGTTGGTCGGGATGGCGGGATTCGAACCCACGACCATTCAGGTACTCTACCAGACTGAGCCACATCCCGAAGAAGATGCTCCTTGCGGAGCATTTTCCAATGGCTGGGATAATCTACCTAAACGGCCGCTTGGGCGTCAATAAAACGGCCGGGCCGCGCCTGGTTTCTCTTCCCGGCACGGTGCGACGTTCTGACACGGTCCGGGCTCCTCGGAATTCAACCGCGGCGGATCTATTTTTGGCCCCCGGGGCGCGGCCAGCGCGCCCATCGCAACCCAAAGGACCTACCGTGAGCCTCTCCATCCTCGAAAAGCATCGCAAGCAATACCAGCCGAAAGTCCCGCCTTCCCTGCGCCAGGGCATCGCGAAGGTGAAAGTCGTGGAGGGAGCGGCAGCGGAACCTCCCAAAGATCGCGAGGCCATCAAGAAAAGCTTCCCGACCACTTACGGCGCCGCGCTGCTTTCCCTGCAGGCGGGCGAGCAAGCCGGGGAAGCCAAACCTTTGCGCGTAGGCGTCGTGCTTTCGGGCGGACAGGCTCCCGGCGGCCATAACGTCATCGCGGGGATTTTCGACAGCATCAAGGCCATCCATCCCCAGAGCGAGATCATCGGATTCCTGGGCGGCCCTTCGGGATTGGAAAAGGGCAAGTACGAGATCATCGGACAGGCCAAAATGGACGCCTATCGGAACACCGGCGGTTTCGATATCATCGGCTCAGGGCGCACCAAGCTGGAAACGACCGAGCAGTTCGACCGTTGCATCGAGGTCATCAAGAACCTGAACTTGAACGCGGTCGTCATCATCGGCGGGGACGACTCCAACACGAATGCGGCTATCCTGGCGGAATACCTCAAGGGCAAAGGCCTGTCCACTTCGGTGATCGGCGTGCCTAAGACCATCGATGGCGATCTCAAAAACACCCATATCCCGGTCTCCTTCGGATTCGACACCGCGGTCAAGACCTACAGCGAGTTGATCGGCAACATCGCCCGCGACGCGGGTTCGGCCAAGAAGTATTGGCATTTCATCAAGCTGATGGGCCGTTCCGCCAGCCATATCGCCTTGGAAGCCGGACTGCAGACCCAGGCCAACGTGACCCTCGTTTCCGAAGAGGTCGAGAAGAAGAACCTAAGCCTGGAACAGATCGTCGACGACATCGCCCGCGTCATTTCGGCCCGGGCCGACGCCGGCAAGAACTACGGCGTCGTACTCATCCCCGAGGGACTTATCGAGTTCATCCCCTCGGTGAAGAAGCTGATCGGCCGCCTCAACGACCTGCTGGCTAAGCACGCGGACGAATTCGCCAAGCTGGATTCGGCCGAGGCCAAGATCGATATCATGACCAAATGGCTGGGGGCCGAAGCATCCACCGCCGACCTCGGCAAGACCTTCGCTTCCCTGCCTAAGACCATTCAACTCCAACTTTTGCTCGATCGGGATCCGCACGGCAACGTGCAGGTCTCCCTCATCGAGACCGAAGCCCTGCTCGCCGAGTTGGTGGGGCGCAAGCTTAAGGCATCGCCTTCGTTCAAAGGCAAATTCTCCTCCCAGCGGCATTTCTTCGGGTACGAAGGGCGCGCCGCCGCGCCTTCCAACTTCGACTCCGATTATTGCTACAGCCTGGGGTGCGTGGCCGCCATCCTGGTTCGCAGCGGGCGCACCGGCTACATGGCCTCGATCCGGAACGTTTCCAAGGGACCGGACCAATGGGTAGCCGGGGGCATTCCCATCACCATGATGTTCAACATGGAGCAACGCCACGGACATTTGAAGCCGGTCATCCAAAAGGCCTTGGTCGATCTGGACGGGCCGGCCTTCAAAGCCTTGGCGGCGAGCCGGTCAAAGTGGGAGATCGAAGATGCCTTCGTGTATCCGGGACCCATCCAATATTTCGGGCCGGCCGAGGTTTGCGATGCGATTACCAAAACACTGGAGCTGGAACAAGGCTAAGTCGCAAGGGTTTTCAACAGGCTTTGTGGATAAGTGCATCGGAAATTGCACTGATTCAGGGGCCGAATCCCGTGAATTTGGGGAATGGGCGCTGGCTCAAAAGCGCCTAACTCCCCGGAAAATCAAATCTTGTAAGTGATGCCTCTTGCATCACCTTTCTTTCCTTTTTTAAACCCGCCTGTTGATTAAGTGTTTAGAGTTGGATATATTAAGCGGACCCAGTATGAAGTGTCCGTTCTGCACATGCGAAGAAGATAAGGTGGTCGATTCCCGCTCAAGCCGGGAAGGCAAGGCTATCCGTCGGCGTCGCGAGTGCCTAAGCTGCGGTCAACGCTTCACCACCTACGAATACGTCGAGACCATGCCGCTCACCATCGTGAAGGCGGATGGACGTCGCGAGCCCTATGATCGGCAAAAGGTTTTGGGCGGCCTCTACACGGCGTGCAAGAAACGCCCGGTCGCTGCGGAAACCATCGAGCAGATGGTGGACCAGATCGAGAACAGCCTGCAAGGCATGACGGACGGCGAGATCCAATCCAAGGTGATTGGCGAGCTATGCATGAAGGCCTTGTTCCCCGTGGATGAGGTGGCCTATATCCGCTTCGCCTCCGTTTATCGCAAGTTCAAGGAAATCAAGGAGTTCCTCTCCGAGATTTCCGTCATGCAGCAGAATTACACTTGAACTTTTAGCCGGCCTGAAGGTCGGCTCCGCATCGAACATGTTGGCGAACAAGCCGGCCCTTCTTAACCGACCTCTTCCCCGCCTTTAGATTCTGCCCTTCTTCGCACCCCTAAGTAGGGCATTGATCTGCTTGGGATTCAACTCGCTGGGGTTCTTCTTGCGCTTGGGGGCGCACTCTTCGCAGAGGGGCACGTATTCGTTCGACACGGATACCGCGCCTTCGGCGCGTCCGGTTTCCATGATGCTGAACTTCAGGCAGGGGCGGATTTTCTTGCAGCGGTAACAAGCCACGGTCTCGGGCTTGATCTCGCCTTTGACGACCTTCTCCTTGAACTTGTCCTTCTTGGATATCTCGTAGGCCTTGCTCAGGGCGAGATTCTTGCGGAGGAATCGACTATGCTGATCTTCTTCTGCCATAATCCCTCCCGGCTTGGCGGCGTCGTTAGAAACTTCTCATATAGGAAAATGGGGCGTTACTGGCTAACGGAAGAGCCCGCGGATCAGGCTTCCGCGCCTACAGGCCAAGCGATGAGATGGAAGGCATGATGGGCCAGGAATAGCCGTCCCAGGGGCGTGAGGCGGCCGCTGTCCAGATGCAAGGATCGCTTCTCCCCCGCCCCCTGCTTATGTTCAAGCAGGAAACGCTCCACCCGGCCTTCCAAATCCACGAAATCGACGCGCGGTCCCGCGAGCTCGCGAAGACGGCGATTCAGGACATGGCATTTCTCCCGGTCCGCGGGCTCGGGGAAGAAAGAGGAGACCACCGAGAGCAAACTGATCCGGCACTGGGTTTTCTGGAGGATTAGGGTGATCATGCCCTGGGCGATGGGCGCGATTTCTTCCGGGCCACGTCCCTCAGCCAGATCCGCATAACCAAACCCCAGCACCGCCAGGTCAGGGGATTTCCCGATCACATGGAAGGGGGTGTTTTTGGCAGCTGCCTGCCAGGTTTCGGATTCCCCGCCATAAAGCGAGGTGGCCACGTTCGCGCGAGGATGATGCAAAAAGATATGGTTCAGCAACAGTTCCGCGAACCCGGAGGGCCCGGCCAGAATCCCGTCCCCCCAGAAGATGATCTTCTTCATTACCGTCCCGCCCGTCCCTGGCATGCGTGAATGGGCCCACTCCGGCTTGAACGGAGGACCAAGAGATTATGAGTCTCCTGCTCTAACCAACTGAGCTATGGGCCCGTGAAACCAAGAGTCCGTAACAGTTACGGACTCCAAGGGCACGAAGACCTGAAAGTTATAAAAAAGCCCGAAATGGCGCCCCAAAAGCCGCCCGATTGCGCTATTTTTCAGCATCGGAATTTCGGCCGGCCGGGGACGATGATGCGGCCTTCGGTATTTCCACCAAAGCACGAAAAGGAAACACGATGAACAAATCCAAGGTGGCGCTCTTCGCCAGTCTCAGCTTGGCCCTCTTCCTCACCAGCTGCCGTTCCCGCCAGGAAGCCGCCGCGGACAAATACCGTAAGGCCGGCGACCCCTTGCACGCGCTTCAATATTACGAGGAAGCCCTGAAGCGGGGCGGAGTCTCGAAGGAGTTCTACAAGAACTACACCTTGGTCAATATCCAAGCCATGGGCTTGCGCGCCAAAGAAGATCCGACCGCGGACTTCCTCGACGTCCTAAAG
It encodes:
- a CDS encoding TonB-dependent receptor plug domain-containing protein — translated: MLPQKIEIIDQRDIALTASDDLTDQLKKSSSIDVVQYPGLLSGVGMRGFRPQLGSLNQRTLLLIDGRPAGVTNYSTLDLVPVERVEILKGPYSALYGPQAMSGVINVVPRRSTGKIQNEVRAGTGSFGRLQGAFISGGSLTEKLNYDLAARSFAQTRNYRIGREHTLKDLGFVEDDRPTILPSGAPEERKSDQGDSKNRPFTEYEEQIANLRLGYDFNDNWRLETHINVYDAPNAESPGDIYYGLTQPGRQSLENYNGDASLRGLFGIHDLELRAYAAREVSQTFNVANDFESYESTFDFSGVMLRDNIAWKSYSLTAGDIVAQH
- a CDS encoding MBL fold metallo-hydrolase, whose translation is MENPETSLDIDAETLREWLEAGKAVTVLDVRPQGQREEWSIPGSMHADVYDAIKAGDAEAVRRLKVPQGIPVVTVCAMGKTSKKAADILAQGGFEAFSLAGGMQAWSHAWNVADVPFDLPEAELVQVRRAGKGCLSYLLLSRGEAVVIDPSVDPEVYLTLAEKRGVRIRAVLDTHVHADHFSRSKALADKAGIGTQDLREGESIPLGRLRLEAWETPGHTPESKCYILEGRAAFTGDTLFLDSIGRPDLIAGLDPKRQSEILYASIRRLAGLSDATWILPGHLSVPPAFDGKPLAATLGELRTRNKYLSASKEEFLVSLAVGGNSPPPNFERIVEANRSGILPEGDWALLEAGPNRCARA
- a CDS encoding ArsR family transcriptional regulator; the encoded protein is MSDSTSLKGAVYEQVARIGKAICSPQRLEILAVLSQSPRHVESLADETHLTIANTSRHLQILKAARLVETERHRNQILYRLADEFVGEFLRAYIGMAENRLAEIEQIVKRFHAGKEDLQPVDREALIKAVRRGEVLVLDVRPREEYETGHIQGAVSIPLKELEKRLADLPKSQSIAAYCRGPYCMFAVKAAEVLRRKGYDAVVLKESVQDWKALGYPVESGPGKARASKEKGRLLGKS
- a CDS encoding diphosphate--fructose-6-phosphate 1-phosphotransferase, translated to MSLSILEKHRKQYQPKVPPSLRQGIAKVKVVEGAAAEPPKDREAIKKSFPTTYGAALLSLQAGEQAGEAKPLRVGVVLSGGQAPGGHNVIAGIFDSIKAIHPQSEIIGFLGGPSGLEKGKYEIIGQAKMDAYRNTGGFDIIGSGRTKLETTEQFDRCIEVIKNLNLNAVVIIGGDDSNTNAAILAEYLKGKGLSTSVIGVPKTIDGDLKNTHIPVSFGFDTAVKTYSELIGNIARDAGSAKKYWHFIKLMGRSASHIALEAGLQTQANVTLVSEEVEKKNLSLEQIVDDIARVISARADAGKNYGVVLIPEGLIEFIPSVKKLIGRLNDLLAKHADEFAKLDSAEAKIDIMTKWLGAEASTADLGKTFASLPKTIQLQLLLDRDPHGNVQVSLIETEALLAELVGRKLKASPSFKGKFSSQRHFFGYEGRAAAPSNFDSDYCYSLGCVAAILVRSGRTGYMASIRNVSKGPDQWVAGGIPITMMFNMEQRHGHLKPVIQKALVDLDGPAFKALAASRSKWEIEDAFVYPGPIQYFGPAEVCDAITKTLELEQG
- the nrdR gene encoding transcriptional repressor NrdR yields the protein MKCPFCTCEEDKVVDSRSSREGKAIRRRRECLSCGQRFTTYEYVETMPLTIVKADGRREPYDRQKVLGGLYTACKKRPVAAETIEQMVDQIENSLQGMTDGEIQSKVIGELCMKALFPVDEVAYIRFASVYRKFKEIKEFLSEISVMQQNYT